Proteins from one Panicum virgatum strain AP13 chromosome 7K, P.virgatum_v5, whole genome shotgun sequence genomic window:
- the LOC120640583 gene encoding putative B3 domain-containing protein Os04g0346900: MEKMIIPANFVQQHIPKEHRNNCMAIVLGPNGKVYNIKLETDRSDMFFTGGWSQFMVFHDITESNALLIRYEGNMVFTVKVFGSDGFQRDSKQKENRVQQRSTLPHSEKLQKASSVSIQKRKRKNKTSLGRNSIYKIGPPSWIKKQINANSLEKHLALAKAFCDAIGLQEPCTITLRTSRTDGIKSWLVRGLPCKNSSYLLVQGWRQFCEENHLKEGDTCTFNVIETTLWNVLITTHEEKMNQFCYDSPKSKKDKSNTNGQKMLQGFMNYLNKSRTKSVFEIGPPAWIKKEINASTIENHLNLPLPFCEAIGLQKHCMITLKTSTSSTKSWQARLNPYQNCCQLVGGWKSFCRDNGIRVGDVCTMHIIETALWNVTVDRREDRTW, encoded by the exons ATGGAAAAGATG ATAATACCTGCTAACTTTGTGCAACAGCACATCCCCAAAGAGCACCGGAACAATTGTATGGCCATTGTTTTGGGCCCCAATGGCAAAGTTTATAACATTAAGCTTGAGACGGATCGATCAGACATGTTCTTCACAGGTGGCTGGTCACAGTTTATGGTGTTTCATGACATTACTGAATCTAATGCCCTGCTGATAAGGTACGAGGGCAACATGGTTTTTACTGTCAAAGTGTTTGGCTCTGATGGATTTCAGAGAGATTCCAAGCAGAAGGAAAACAGAGTTCAACAAA GATCAACATTACCACATAGTGAGAAGTTGCAGAAAGCATCATCTGTTTCCATTCAGAAGCGTAAGCGTAAGAACAAGACATCATTAGGAAGGAACTCGATCTACAAGATTGGGCCACCGTCATGGATAAAGAAGCAGATCAATGCCAACTCACTTGAAAAGCATCTT GCTTTGGCAAAAGCTTTCTGTGATGCTATTGGGCTGCAGGAACCTTGCACAATAACACTGAGAACCTCAAGAACAGATGGTATTAAGTCTTGGCTTGTGCGTGGACTCCCATGCAAAAATAGCAGCTACCTGCTTGTGCAGGGCTGGAGGCAGTTCTGCGAGGAGAACCATCTCAAGGAAGGGGATACCTGCACCTTCAATGTCATCGAAACCACACTGTGGAATGTACTTATCACGACTCATGAGGAAAAGATGAATCAGTTCTGCTAT GATAGCCCTAAGAGCAAGAAAGACAAGTCAAATACTAATGGACAAAAGATGCTTCAAGGCTTCATGAATTATTTGAACAAGAGTCGGACAAAAAGTGTCTTTGAGATTGGGCCACCTGCTTGGATAAAGAAGGAGATCAATGCCAGCACAATTGAAAATCACCTC AATTTGCCACTGCCCTTCTGTGAGGCGATTGGACTTCAAAAACACTGCATGATCACGCTCAAAACTTCTACCAGCAGCACCAAGTCTTGGCAGGCGCGTCTAAACCCGTACCAGAATTGCTGCCAGCTGGTTGGAGGCTGGAAGAGTTTCTGCCGCGATAATGGGATTAGGGTGGGTGATGTCTGCACCATGCACATCATAGAAACTGCCCTGTGGAATGTCACGGTCGATCGTCGAGAAGATAGGACCTGGTAG